In the Acetobacterium sp. KB-1 genome, GCAGTTTTATAAACACATGAACCATCTTAAATTGATTATACAGGACCCTCATCCCAGTGAAGCCACTGAAAATATTTATTACAAGCGGCACATCGCGGCGGATATTCCCTCGATGTACGGCGAATATGTGGAACCCAAATTTGACGCTCTGGGTCTGATGTATCGGCTCGAAAAAACCGTGGCCAAGCTGATGACTCAGGTCACCCAGCCTTTTAATGCAGAATACATTACCGCAAAAACATTTCGTCAGATTTATCAGATCCTGCTGCTGTTTAAGGATGGGCTGGAGCTTGATGGCATTTACAATCAAGGGTTTAACTCCCATCTGGATATGCTTAAATTTGGGCTGGCCTCGCCCAGCTTTTCGATTCATCAGTACGTCAATATTTTTCAGTTCATGGCTAATGATATCAAACAAATGATCAGTGAATACTTTTTTGATCTCTTTGAAATCCCGATGAAGGTTATTATTCCCCAGATTCTTGCCTCAAAACAGGTGGAAATGGCAGGAGACAACCGTAAGTTTTATCATATGGAATCGGAGAAATTCTTGCGCGATAATCTGTCCACGGCTTTTCTGGTTCAGGATTTAGATAACTTTATCACTGACACCATCAACGGGCTTAGAAGCATGATGAAAAACTATTCGAGCACCTTTATTGAAAGCATGATGACCTATGACCCCGATATTAGCTTTAGTCTGCTGACCCAAACCACCGCAGAAATAGACAACCCGGTTTTTCTGGGAGCCAAGGCTTATTTTCTAAAAAAACTGATTACCTACGGATTTCATGTGCCGCCAGGATTTGTGATTACTACCGAAGTGTTTCGGCATAAGGAAACGATTGAAGGCCATCCGGATATGATGCGTGATATGGATTTGCGCATTGCAAAGCATATTGCGGTTATTGAGGAAATCACGGGACAGTCTTTTGGCAACGCTGACAACCCCTTATTCTTCTCGATCCGCTCGGGTTCGTCGATTTCTTTGCCGGGTGCGATGAAAACGTTTTTAAACGTCGGTATGAATGATGAAATTGCCGAAGCTTTAAGCAAACAGGAAGGTTTTGGTTGGACAGCCTGGGATTGTTACCGGCGCTTTCTCCAGAGTTGGGGGATGGCTTATGGCATTGATCGGGATGTTTTTGACCGGGTGATGTTGGAACACAAACAACAATGGGATGTGGCGCTTAAAATCAATTTTAGTCCCGACCAGATGAAAGCCATCGCTTACGGCTACAAAATGGTTTTAAATGACTATGGCATTGAAATCGAAAGCAACCTGTTTCAACAGCTAAAACAGGCGATTCGCTCGGTTTTGGACTCCTGGTTTTCCCAAAGTGCGGTTTACTATCGCGATCATCTGCAGATTGCTAACGACTGGGGCACGGCCGTGGTGGTTCAGAAAATGGTGTTGGGGAACCGCTCGGCCCGCTCCGGCACCGGGGTAGTTTTTACCAGCAGTCCTTTTAACGGATGTGCCGGGATTAATCTCTATGGCGATTTTGCCCTCTGCAGTCAGGGCGAAGATGTGGTTTCCGGGCTGGTCAATACCTTGCCCATCAGTGAGTCGCAAAGAAAACGGGATTATCGCGATAGCAGCTTGTCACTGGAGTCGGGATTTCCCCAAATATATAATGCCCTGATTCGATATGCCGGACGGCTGATTGAAGAATATGGCTTTGTTCATCAGGAAATAGAATTCACTTTTGAATCCGATAACCCGGAAGATTTATATATCCTGCAGACTAGGAATCAGAACCTGAAAAAACAAACCTCCTTTTTCAGCTTTTTGCCAGCACCCAACGAAATGGAGCTGGTCGGTCACGGCATTGGCATGAGCAGCGCCGTGTTGTCAGGACTCCTGGCCTTTGATATGGCAGATATGGAGGGTTTAAAACGAAACACGCCTGAGGCAAAAATTATTCTGGTGCGGCCGGATACGGTGCCCGATGATATTCCGCTCATCTTTGTCTGTGACGGCCTGATTACGGCCAAGGGCGGGGTCACCTCCCATGCCGCAGTGGCAGCCGCCAGCATCGGTAAGGTCTGTATTGTTAAATGCAAGGGCCTGGAAGTTAATGATTCGACCAAAGAATGTACCATCAATGGGCATCGCTTCAAATCCGGCGATCCCATCTCCATCGACGGCGGGCTGGGGAATATTTACAAGGGGAATTATGAGATTGGTGAGATTTAAGGCCGGGATTAAGTATAAGAATAGATTACGATATAACGAAAACAAATGCGATTTAGTAGGATCGTTTTCGTTATATCGAAAACGATCATTGAAATAATCGTGAATTTTTTCAGAGCAAAGCTAGTGATCGCAACAGCATAATCTGTTGAAACTCTACGGAGCGTTGATTGAATAAATTTTCGTTATCAACTATTATAGTTCATATGGAGGTAAGACTATGGATTGCACGAAGGTAGGCATCCTACTAAAGGCGTTGCGAAAAGAAAAAGAAATGACCCAAAAGCAGGTTGCCGATCAGATGCACATCAGTGATAAAACCATCTCCAAATGGGAACGTGGTATGGGTTGTCCGGATGTATCCCTGCTGGGAGAGCTGTCGGAACTATTTGAGGTGAATATTGAAAAAATACTTTTAGGAGATCTGGAACTAAATGATATGGAAACAGGAAATTTGAAACGAATAAAATTTTATGTTTGTCCAAACTGCGGAAATGTGATCAGCACGACTGGCGATGCACAGCTTTCCTGTTGTGGACGAAAACTGGCCCCACTGGTGGCCAAACCGGCCGATGAAAAACATAGTGCTATGGTAGAAGATGACGATGGCGAATACTACATTACCTTTGACCATGAAATGAGTAAAGACCATTTTCTTTCTTTTGTGGCTTATGTGTCGGCGGATCGAAGTTTGTTTATCAAACTGTATCCCGAGCAAATGGCGGCGGTACGGCTACCGGCAATGAGCGGTGGAAAGCTGGGGAAGAAGTATGGCAGTAAACTGTACTATTATTGTAGTAGAGATGGTCTATGGGTATTGTAGGCAAAATAAACAGAGTTACATAAGGGGAATTAGATAGATGGAAACACGATCAAAAAAAGAATTAAAAGATAACTATAAAAACAGAACCGTTGTCGGGGGGATTTATGGCATCAAATGCAATGGCAATGACCGGATCTGGATAAAATCGACCAAGGATATGGCGGGTCAAAAAAACCGGCTTGGGTTTGCGGTTGCAATCGATTCATGCCCTGAACCCGCGATGCTTAGGGAATGGAAACAGTATGGCGGCAAATCATTTTCCTTTGTTGTCCTCGAAGAAATCGAAAAAGGTGAAACCCAGACCGAGCGGGAGTTTAGTGATGACGTTGCGATACTGTTTGAAATATGGAAGGATAAGGAAAAACTAAAAAATGAACACACAATTACATCCCATTGACTTTGAAAACTGGGATCGAAGACAATACTTTTATTATTTTACCGAAATGCTGCCCACCGGATTTAACCTGAATATAGAGATCGATATCACTAAGGCCCATCAGAAGATTAAAGCAGCGGGCAAAAAGTTTTTTCCTGCCTATCTTTATCTGACGGCAAAACTGATAACCGAGCAGGGGGGTGCGGACGTTTTGTTGGACCGACTAAGCGACCAACCCCAGACTTTTTCTATAGTTTAATGGGCTCATTCCCCCGAGTGATAGCTTAATCCGCTTTTCACCGTACCACTGAATGTATGCATCAAGCTGATCAATGAATTGGTCTATCGTTACACCAGTCCATGAGCAGCCATAAAACATCTCGTTTTTTAGTCTGCCAAAAAATCCTTCACATGCTGAATTATCTGGCGAGCAGCCTTTCTTTGACATTGACCTTGTAAGCTCAGCTTTTTCAATACGTTCAAGCCAGCCTGGCCAACGATAGTGACAACCACGATCAGAATGAACGATGGGTTTTTCGTCTTCTCTAAGCTGGGAAATAGCTTCATCAAGCATTATATTTACAAGTTCTGCATTTGGTGATGTACCGATGGTCCAGCTTACCGGAAGACCATCAAAGCAATCAATGATTGGAGATAAGTATATTTTTCCGGCGGGGATATGAAATTCGGTTATATCTGTCAGCCATTTATTGTTGGGCTTATCAGCCTTGAAATCGCGGTTAATGACATTTTCAACCGCAGGGGTGATTTCGCCTTTATACGAGCTGTATTTCTTGCGTTTGATATTCGGAACAATAAGGTCTTCCTCTTTCATTATTCGGCGAATAACCTTCTCTGATATGGTAGCTCCGGCTGATTTTATAACCGAATGAATTCTGCGGGAACCATACCTACTGGATGATTCTTCGAAGGTGCCTTTCACCTTTGTTCTTAAATCAGCATATTTATCGGTATTGATAGCGAGTACCTGGTAACAGTAGCTACTTTTAGCCATAACCATTATGTTGAGAAGCATATTTAATTGATGGGATTCTCGCAGGGCATTAATAATTGTGGCCTTCTCACGGTTCGTAAGCGTTTGAAGATTAATGCCCTTGTCTTTTTTTATGAGTTCAGCAGCTTTTTCATAAATATCGCGCTCAATCTTCAGGCGATGAACTTCCTTCTGAAGTTCCGCAACCTGTGACGAAAGCTCATCTTTTTTTTCATGAAGCTCTGACACCTCAGTTTCATGAGATTGAACATTTTGGGATTGAATGATTTTCTTTATGGGCTTTTTCATTGACTGAACGCATCCTTCTTTCAAAAACAGTCGTTTCCAGTTATAGAGATTTTCTCTTGTTGTTCCATACTCAGCAGCAACTTCTTTAGCAGGTTTGCTACGGGAACATAGGGAAATGACAGCCTGTTCTTTTTGATCACGCGTATATTTTACAACAGCACCACCGGAACGGCAATACCTTTTTTGGTCTGGAGCAAGTTCTGTTATCCATTTATCCAGCATTGGGCGACTAGGATAACCAAGCTTTTTCACTGTCCGTGAAACACATTTGCCATGCTCACGATAATAGTCAACGGCCTTTTGTTTCTCTTCATCAGTAAATTTCGATTGCTTGATAAAATTCTGATGAAGATCTCCATTCTGAGAATACTCATTGTACCAATTCCAAAGAGCTTTTTTGGAAGGATAGCCCAACTCACGGATTACGGTAGCGTAACTCATATCGTATTGAATAAGCAATTTGACAGCTTTAATGTTTTCCTGATAGGAAAACATGTGGTACCTCCTGGTATTATACTAAGTCCAGGTTTTTGTCCGCACCCCCGCAGTCGGAATTTCGAGTTGCAAAAACAGCGGATAAGCTGGAGTATTATGAGGTTTTACACCCCTCCTATGCCTGTTTTCACGAGGATGACAAAACGATGTCGAACATGTGGACAGAATTTGATCCGGATTTTGAAAGCTTTTATCAAAACTACATGAATGATCAGAAACAATACTCCGGAAACCACGGGATTCTGGCAAAACCAGAACTGCCACCCCCCAACAGCTTTATGGTTGGGATGCTACCGTGGACACAGTTTAGCAGTTACTCACCGGTACCTTATGCCAAGGCGGATTATTATTTTCCCGTTTTACAGGCCGGTAGATTCTTTGAAAAAAGCGGCCGAAAAATGATGCCCTTTTCGATCACCGTTCACCATGCCGTTGCTGATGGCTATCATGTGAGCTTATTCCTGGAAAAATTTCAGACTGCTATGAATCATCCCGAACAATGGATCAGGTTATGACGAAAGTTGTGGCCTTTTTTTATTTGGGCAGACGACAGATTGCAAAAGCTGTTTTAAATGCGATCAGGTTTATTGACATTAATCTAATGATGTGGTATATTTCTAACATGATGTTATAAATATACCACATGGAGGCAAGATGAAATTGAATCGACTGGGATTTTTATCACTACTTTCACTGTTGGGCATACTGGGGTTATTTGTTGATAATAGTGGTCTGCTGGGCTTCTTTGGTTTCTTATACTATCTTCGTTATTTTTTTGTAATCCCGGATGAGCTGTTTCAGGAGAATGTCAGGAAGGCCGCAAGTATCGGATTTTTTACAGGAGTTGCTGCAACTGGTTTAGTCTTTGCATTGCGCGTCGTGTTACCGGTTTCTATAGCGCCAAGTGTCGCATTGGCGACTACTTTTATTGTTTCGGTAGCTTGCTTCACTATTGCCCTAGTGGTGTTTGAAATTAGAGAACAGCGGGGAATATGAAGATGGCTCTGATTACAAAAATACGCGAGTATCGGGCCCGGTACAATCTGACCCAGGATGAGCTGGCAACCCGGGTGGGGGTGCGGCGGGAAACCATTGTCAATCTGGAGCGTGGTCGCTATAATCCGTCGCTTAAATTAGCAATGGATATTGCCAGGGTTTTTGTCACCACGGTGGAAGAATTGTTTATCTTTAGTGACGAGGTGAAATGATGAAGCAATGGATTAACTGGTGTGGTAAACTAAAATTTTTGGGATTGCTCGGATTGCCGGGTCTTTTCTTTGACGACAAAATTTTTGATATTTTCTGGTTGTTCTGGCTGTTTGGTTTGGTTGAAATATTTAATAATCTGCCGGTATTTGTTCAGTCGATTAAACAATTTGGGGGGATGTTGATTATTCCACTGCGTTATCGTTCGCGGCTTCCCAATCCTAACAATTATGTCAGCCCGATTAAATATTCCCTACCGTTTTCAGGCGACTGGATGGTGGTTAACGGTGGCATTGAGAAAGCGTTTTCTCA is a window encoding:
- a CDS encoding GIY-YIG nuclease family protein — encoded protein: METRSKKELKDNYKNRTVVGGIYGIKCNGNDRIWIKSTKDMAGQKNRLGFAVAIDSCPEPAMLREWKQYGGKSFSFVVLEEIEKGETQTEREFSDDVAILFEIWKDKEKLKNEHTITSH
- a CDS encoding helix-turn-helix domain-containing protein; its protein translation is MDCTKVGILLKALRKEKEMTQKQVADQMHISDKTISKWERGMGCPDVSLLGELSELFEVNIEKILLGDLELNDMETGNLKRIKFYVCPNCGNVISTTGDAQLSCCGRKLAPLVAKPADEKHSAMVEDDDGEYYITFDHEMSKDHFLSFVAYVSADRSLFIKLYPEQMAAVRLPAMSGGKLGKKYGSKLYYYCSRDGLWVL
- a CDS encoding DUF3796 domain-containing protein, encoding MKLNRLGFLSLLSLLGILGLFVDNSGLLGFFGFLYYLRYFFVIPDELFQENVRKAASIGFFTGVAATGLVFALRVVLPVSIAPSVALATTFIVSVACFTIALVVFEIREQRGI
- a CDS encoding IS3 family transposase; the encoded protein is MFSYQENIKAVKLLIQYDMSYATVIRELGYPSKKALWNWYNEYSQNGDLHQNFIKQSKFTDEEKQKAVDYYREHGKCVSRTVKKLGYPSRPMLDKWITELAPDQKRYCRSGGAVVKYTRDQKEQAVISLCSRSKPAKEVAAEYGTTRENLYNWKRLFLKEGCVQSMKKPIKKIIQSQNVQSHETEVSELHEKKDELSSQVAELQKEVHRLKIERDIYEKAAELIKKDKGINLQTLTNREKATIINALRESHQLNMLLNIMVMAKSSYCYQVLAINTDKYADLRTKVKGTFEESSSRYGSRRIHSVIKSAGATISEKVIRRIMKEEDLIVPNIKRKKYSSYKGEITPAVENVINRDFKADKPNNKWLTDITEFHIPAGKIYLSPIIDCFDGLPVSWTIGTSPNAELVNIMLDEAISQLREDEKPIVHSDRGCHYRWPGWLERIEKAELTRSMSKKGCSPDNSACEGFFGRLKNEMFYGCSWTGVTIDQFIDQLDAYIQWYGEKRIKLSLGGMSPLNYRKSLGLVA
- a CDS encoding CatA-like O-acetyltransferase, encoding MNTQLHPIDFENWDRRQYFYYFTEMLPTGFNLNIEIDITKAHQKIKAAGKKFFPAYLYLTAKLITEQGGADVLLDRLSDQPQTFSIV
- a CDS encoding helix-turn-helix transcriptional regulator → MALITKIREYRARYNLTQDELATRVGVRRETIVNLERGRYNPSLKLAMDIARVFVTTVEELFIFSDEVK
- a CDS encoding PEP/pyruvate-binding domain-containing protein; this translates as MANVFSSKALEANLNQTRESVTEIPEIQLWFGELSKEYWGIHKRTQEFLVELNHKYRNNRYVIESLQTICLGDLWLYYELEESEKAFTVLVEMIRSVLRSKLKDSQRVLLSQVLIRFMDRLANLDDYPKTIISLCIEVLKADMTAHELLYVKNSGIFKIHLNKVAAEPEFSATLVEITTNLLDQCIDYWDQSSQADVWFASRQKLFPHLQADDIEAIGHAFFEELRTKRQQATDWQELQQQPFFNDIANYFRSFSEKFPTHLETIYYLYYLLHLPGMATLNDHLIYDINRNLRNIFDELDSNDIIDFINTIMDEFKELSAEHGGTVLDCILTLGKEIIATGDTANIDYFTKALIKMGFNYPGKLSLNTDWQILIDSNHVKNIRVWLELIEENPRAMRELLAALIVNLKLGGIFISDTDLFQRDITRLLNGEITPVYREIKQLARIFPVYFREIGAEGELRDVTTAIDEASRRKDRLIHFMRKQIHIESNNTHIDLARKIITYWYDGNKEPLQEMIPQEIYEGLDQDSKWFIRPHETMIRLCQELKVTPPELFRLDIDVIREVLHRFGSDLSLDVKRVLYLLRAYFLLLEKYSFEFDDVLAMLRGYSPHLTGDLTELKQSLKKDDKEASIRQFYKHMNHLKLIIQDPHPSEATENIYYKRHIAADIPSMYGEYVEPKFDALGLMYRLEKTVAKLMTQVTQPFNAEYITAKTFRQIYQILLLFKDGLELDGIYNQGFNSHLDMLKFGLASPSFSIHQYVNIFQFMANDIKQMISEYFFDLFEIPMKVIIPQILASKQVEMAGDNRKFYHMESEKFLRDNLSTAFLVQDLDNFITDTINGLRSMMKNYSSTFIESMMTYDPDISFSLLTQTTAEIDNPVFLGAKAYFLKKLITYGFHVPPGFVITTEVFRHKETIEGHPDMMRDMDLRIAKHIAVIEEITGQSFGNADNPLFFSIRSGSSISLPGAMKTFLNVGMNDEIAEALSKQEGFGWTAWDCYRRFLQSWGMAYGIDRDVFDRVMLEHKQQWDVALKINFSPDQMKAIAYGYKMVLNDYGIEIESNLFQQLKQAIRSVLDSWFSQSAVYYRDHLQIANDWGTAVVVQKMVLGNRSARSGTGVVFTSSPFNGCAGINLYGDFALCSQGEDVVSGLVNTLPISESQRKRDYRDSSLSLESGFPQIYNALIRYAGRLIEEYGFVHQEIEFTFESDNPEDLYILQTRNQNLKKQTSFFSFLPAPNEMELVGHGIGMSSAVLSGLLAFDMADMEGLKRNTPEAKIILVRPDTVPDDIPLIFVCDGLITAKGGVTSHAAVAAASIGKVCIVKCKGLEVNDSTKECTINGHRFKSGDPISIDGGLGNIYKGNYEIGEI
- a CDS encoding CatA-like O-acetyltransferase; amino-acid sequence: MSAPPQSEFRVAKTADKLEYYEVLHPSYACFHEDDKTMSNMWTEFDPDFESFYQNYMNDQKQYSGNHGILAKPELPPPNSFMVGMLPWTQFSSYSPVPYAKADYYFPVLQAGRFFEKSGRKMMPFSITVHHAVADGYHVSLFLEKFQTAMNHPEQWIRL